The genomic stretch TGCGGGCCGACGCGCTGCGCGCGGCCCTCGGCCGCTGCCTCGTCACGGACGCCGAGGCGCGTGCCGCGGATTACGGCAGCGATCCGTTTCCGGCCTGGGAGACGTACGGCGTGCACGGCGCCTGCGAGACGTACGGCGTGCACGGCGCCTGCGAGCACGAGGACGTACCGGCGTGGGCGGCCGGCTGACCCGGCAGCGGGCCTCCGTCCTGCGCGTGCTGACCGCGTGCCAGGACTTCGTCTCGGCCCAGGAATTACACGTACGCCTGGTGACCGCCGACATCCCCGTCGGACTGTCCACCGTCTACCGCACCCTGCGCGACCTGGAACGGGACGGGCGGGTCGATGTCGTACGGGACGAGGCGGGCGAGCGCCTGTACCGGCCGCGCGCCGCCGACGGCCACCGGCACTACCTGATCTGCCGCCGC from Streptomyces albofaciens JCM 4342 encodes the following:
- a CDS encoding Fur family transcriptional regulator codes for the protein MGGRLTRQRASVLRVLTACQDFVSAQELHVRLVTADIPVGLSTVYRTLRDLERDGRVDVVRDEAGERLYRPRAADGHRHYLICRRCGRSRPLDSDVVERWAERVGAESGYSAVEHTVELSGICGRCTGRCV